A DNA window from Amycolatopsis sp. DSM 110486 contains the following coding sequences:
- a CDS encoding MaoC/PaaZ C-terminal domain-containing protein produces MTEPWSYTLTDLVRYSGAALDFNTIHHDAPAARDAGFAGIVAHGMLTLGRVLAHLADDAGPAGLSACRARFRAPVYLDTPLAATTTRRPGIAAAADRGGEVGALASTAVPADSSGAPASARTATRASGAAATAARPGGVDITVTCGDIVALTVEADLGSRPPSPAIPADAPVADHRLHVERGVLTRLAGAVGARAPFWYDAFAADQAGLAGVPGIPTLAFALPALGWYPDEQSGPGSARPDPVADSARWARSSGPVVHGGQTFAYHRPLVAGETVRSRHWITGRTAKTGRAGELRFTDVTQLITGSGGEPVVSATATLLATGPA; encoded by the coding sequence GTGACCGAACCCTGGTCCTACACCCTCACCGACCTCGTCCGATACTCCGGCGCGGCCTTGGACTTCAACACCATCCACCACGACGCGCCCGCAGCCCGCGACGCCGGATTCGCCGGCATCGTGGCCCACGGCATGCTGACGCTCGGCCGCGTTCTCGCCCACCTCGCCGACGACGCCGGACCGGCCGGTCTCAGCGCCTGCCGCGCCCGCTTCCGCGCCCCGGTCTACCTCGACACGCCCCTCGCCGCGACGACGACGCGCCGCCCCGGCATCGCCGCGGCAGCGGATCGTGGCGGCGAGGTCGGCGCGCTTGCCTCCACGGCGGTTCCCGCCGACAGTTCCGGTGCTCCCGCCTCGGCGAGAACGGCGACCCGGGCCTCCGGTGCCGCTGCCACGGCGGCCCGTCCCGGCGGCGTCGACATCACCGTCACCTGCGGCGACATCGTCGCCCTGACCGTCGAAGCGGACCTCGGGTCCCGACCGCCGTCGCCTGCCATTCCCGCCGACGCGCCCGTCGCCGACCACCGGCTGCACGTCGAGCGCGGCGTCCTCACCCGGCTCGCCGGCGCGGTCGGGGCGCGGGCGCCGTTCTGGTACGACGCCTTCGCCGCCGACCAGGCCGGGCTGGCGGGGGTGCCCGGCATCCCGACGCTCGCCTTCGCACTGCCGGCTCTCGGCTGGTATCCCGACGAGCAATCGGGCCCGGGCTCCGCGCGCCCGGACCCCGTGGCCGACTCGGCGCGCTGGGCCCGCAGCAGCGGACCCGTCGTCCACGGTGGACAGACGTTCGCCTACCACCGTCCGCTCGTCGCCGGTGAAACCGTGCGTTCCCGGCACTGGATCACCGGCCGCACCGCCAAAACGGGCCGCGCCGGGGAGCTGCGCTTCACCGACGTCACCCAGCTGATCACGGGCTCCGGCGGTGAACCCGTCGTCTCGGCCACCGCCACCCTCCTCGCGACGGGGCCGGCATGA
- a CDS encoding acyl-CoA thioesterase II yields MRSPALQYLLERLDLEPVAPGVFRDPGGADPLHRLFGGEVAAQALAAMGRTVAPDRPVHSLHARFIRPGRTGVPIELHVTTVKEGRSFDLRGVELRQDDALVLTATASFQVPEPGPRHPGPTPAAIDPETLPRWEERFSDRRYRLSPLWTFSRPIDLRYVDPPPPLDPTLRDRPRRAQTTLVRADGSLPDDPLLHACAVVYASDMTLLETALLPLGVVYADGEFDGVSLDHTMWFHRPPRADRWLRYEQGAEVMAGARGLASGRMYDENGELVVTVMQEGLLRPTGGSGSWLAGTAADRTMPGQRP; encoded by the coding sequence ATGAGGAGCCCGGCGCTGCAGTACCTCCTGGAGCGGCTCGACCTGGAACCCGTGGCGCCGGGCGTGTTCCGCGACCCCGGCGGGGCCGATCCGTTGCACCGGCTCTTCGGCGGTGAAGTAGCGGCGCAGGCGCTCGCGGCGATGGGCCGGACCGTCGCGCCGGACCGCCCGGTGCACAGCCTCCACGCCCGCTTCATCCGGCCCGGCCGGACCGGCGTCCCGATCGAGCTGCACGTGACCACGGTCAAGGAAGGCCGCAGCTTCGACCTCCGCGGCGTCGAGCTGAGGCAGGACGACGCCCTCGTCCTCACCGCGACCGCGTCGTTCCAGGTCCCCGAGCCCGGCCCGCGCCATCCCGGCCCGACGCCGGCGGCGATCGACCCGGAAACCCTGCCCCGCTGGGAAGAGCGCTTCAGTGACCGGCGCTACCGGCTCAGCCCACTGTGGACTTTTTCCCGTCCGATCGACCTGCGCTACGTCGACCCGCCACCACCGCTGGACCCGACCTTGCGCGACCGGCCGCGCCGCGCGCAGACCACCCTCGTCCGCGCCGACGGGTCATTGCCGGACGATCCGCTGCTGCACGCCTGCGCCGTGGTCTACGCCTCCGACATGACGCTGCTCGAAACCGCGCTCCTGCCGCTCGGCGTGGTCTACGCCGACGGCGAGTTCGACGGCGTGAGTCTCGACCACACGATGTGGTTCCACCGCCCGCCGCGCGCCGATCGCTGGCTGCGCTACGAGCAGGGTGCCGAGGTCATGGCCGGCGCGCGCGGCCTGGCCTCGGGCCGGATGTACGACGAGAACGGAGAACTCGTGGTGACCGTGATGCAGGAAGGGCTACTCCGTCCCACCGGCGGCAGCGGCAGCTGGCTCGCCGGCACCGCCGCGGACCGCACGATGCCGGGGCAGCGGCCGTGA
- a CDS encoding NAD-dependent epimerase/dehydratase family protein, with protein sequence MTVLVAGASGLVGAACVSAFAQAGWDVVAVSRRAPETEPGVPFAHVPLDLTDAAAVADAARRFGDVTHLVYTAVFEKPGLVRGWRDRDQMRTNERMLQALTGALSGARLEHVTLLQGTKAYGVHRHPIRIPARERHPRDQHENFYWLQEDHLRALAAERGFDWTILRPQLVVGPTHGVAMNLPPVIGAYAAICRAEGLPFGFPGGPPYVTEAVDVRLVANAAVWAATARAARDEHFNLTNGEVFAWRDLWPALAEELGVEPGPDSPRRLAQFLRAHAGTWDRIVAAHGLRPVPLAALLGESHHYADFHFAAGAEIAPPPAFVSTVKIHQAGFTETRDTEASFRHWLRVLAERGILPGH encoded by the coding sequence GTGACCGTCCTCGTCGCCGGTGCGAGCGGGCTGGTCGGCGCGGCGTGCGTCTCGGCGTTCGCCCAGGCGGGCTGGGACGTCGTCGCCGTGTCACGGCGCGCGCCGGAGACCGAACCGGGGGTCCCTTTCGCGCACGTGCCCCTCGACCTCACCGACGCGGCCGCCGTGGCGGACGCGGCCAGGCGCTTCGGGGACGTGACGCACCTCGTGTACACCGCCGTGTTCGAAAAGCCGGGCCTGGTCCGCGGCTGGCGCGACCGGGACCAGATGCGGACCAACGAGCGCATGCTGCAAGCCCTCACCGGCGCCCTGTCCGGTGCGCGTCTGGAGCACGTGACCCTGTTGCAGGGCACCAAGGCGTACGGCGTGCACCGCCACCCCATCCGGATCCCGGCCCGCGAACGTCACCCGCGTGATCAGCACGAGAACTTCTACTGGCTGCAGGAAGACCACCTGCGCGCGCTGGCCGCCGAACGCGGTTTCGACTGGACCATCCTGCGCCCGCAGCTGGTGGTCGGCCCGACCCACGGCGTCGCCATGAACCTGCCGCCCGTGATCGGTGCCTACGCGGCGATCTGCCGGGCCGAAGGACTTCCGTTCGGCTTCCCCGGCGGGCCACCGTATGTCACCGAAGCAGTCGACGTCCGCCTCGTCGCGAACGCCGCCGTGTGGGCGGCCACCGCGCGCGCGGCCCGCGACGAGCACTTCAACCTCACCAACGGCGAGGTGTTCGCCTGGCGTGACCTGTGGCCCGCGCTGGCCGAGGAACTGGGCGTCGAACCGGGCCCGGACAGCCCGCGGCGGCTGGCGCAGTTCCTGCGCGCGCACGCGGGAACCTGGGACCGGATCGTCGCCGCCCACGGCCTGCGGCCCGTCCCGCTCGCCGCCCTGCTCGGCGAATCCCACCACTACGCCGACTTCCACTTCGCCGCCGGCGCCGAGATCGCGCCGCCTCCGGCGTTCGTCAGCACCGTCAAGATCCACCAGGCGGGCTTCACCGAAACCCGCGATACGGAGGCGTCCTTCCGTCACTGGCTGCGCGTGCTCGCCGAGCGCGGAATCCTTCCCGGCCACTGA
- a CDS encoding xanthine dehydrogenase family protein subunit M, translating into MKLPPFGYHRAASLGDAVAVLGEYGPDARVLGGGQSLLPVMALRMSNPSVLVDITTAKDLQGHAFRDTDGLVVSAAVTTRALETDPETRRRHPLVAESLAQVGHPEIRNRGTVCGSLAHADPAAELPALLLALGGSVRVAGAERRRRIAARDFFLGPYLTALNDGEVVAGAELPLVPATAGWSIREITRRSGDFALVGVICVLDTDSAGRCTDARIALFGIAGTPRRATAAEAILAGQVLDDAVLAEAAARAFDEIDVVGDIHGSVTYRRRAGTRLVARSLAEAAARSQSEVESARA; encoded by the coding sequence GTGAAACTGCCTCCGTTCGGCTATCACCGCGCCGCATCGCTGGGCGACGCGGTCGCGGTGCTGGGCGAGTACGGGCCCGACGCGCGGGTGCTCGGCGGCGGGCAGAGCCTGCTCCCGGTCATGGCGCTGCGCATGTCGAACCCGAGCGTGCTCGTGGACATCACCACGGCGAAAGACCTGCAAGGACACGCCTTCCGTGACACCGACGGCCTCGTCGTCTCGGCCGCGGTCACCACTCGCGCGCTCGAGACCGACCCCGAGACGCGCCGCCGACACCCGCTGGTCGCCGAAAGCCTCGCGCAGGTCGGGCACCCCGAGATCCGCAACCGCGGCACGGTGTGCGGCTCGCTCGCACACGCCGATCCCGCGGCCGAGCTGCCCGCGCTGCTGCTCGCGCTCGGCGGGTCCGTGCGCGTCGCCGGTGCCGAGCGGCGGCGCCGGATCGCGGCGCGCGACTTCTTCCTCGGCCCGTACCTGACCGCGTTGAACGACGGTGAGGTCGTCGCCGGCGCCGAGCTGCCGCTCGTGCCCGCGACGGCCGGCTGGTCGATCCGCGAGATCACCCGCCGCAGCGGGGACTTCGCCCTCGTCGGCGTGATCTGCGTGCTGGACACCGATTCCGCCGGGCGCTGCACCGACGCGCGGATCGCGCTGTTCGGCATCGCCGGCACCCCTCGCCGCGCCACAGCCGCCGAAGCGATCCTCGCCGGTCAGGTCCTCGACGACGCCGTGCTCGCCGAAGCCGCGGCGCGGGCGTTCGACGAGATCGACGTCGTCGGCGACATCCACGGTTCCGTGACCTACCGTCGCCGTGCGGGCACCCGGCTCGTCGCCCGCTCGCTCGCCGAAGCCGCCGCCCGCAGCCAGTCCGAAGTGGAGAGTGCCCGTGCTTGA
- a CDS encoding (2Fe-2S)-binding protein produces MLDAHEPTQVSLTVNGKPESARTTPRTTLADFLRHDLGLTGTHLGCEHGVCGACTVRLDGAAVRSCLTLAVQAHGSTVDTVEGLGETAGAEDVLHPLQQKFWEHQALQCGFCTPGFLMAAVAAVEENPDLSRDEIRERLSGNLCRCTGYAPIVTAIAEYAEQVREARA; encoded by the coding sequence GTGCTTGACGCCCACGAGCCGACGCAGGTTTCCCTCACGGTGAACGGGAAACCCGAGTCGGCGCGCACCACGCCGCGGACCACGCTCGCCGATTTCCTGCGCCACGACCTGGGCCTCACCGGCACGCACCTCGGCTGCGAGCACGGCGTCTGCGGCGCCTGCACCGTCCGGCTCGACGGCGCGGCCGTGCGCAGCTGCCTCACCCTCGCCGTGCAGGCGCACGGATCCACAGTGGACACCGTCGAAGGCCTGGGCGAGACGGCCGGTGCCGAGGACGTGCTGCACCCGCTGCAGCAGAAGTTCTGGGAGCACCAGGCGCTGCAGTGCGGCTTCTGCACGCCGGGTTTCCTGATGGCCGCCGTCGCCGCCGTCGAGGAGAACCCGGACCTCTCCCGCGACGAGATCCGCGAGCGGCTGTCCGGAAACCTCTGCCGCTGCACCGGGTACGCGCCGATCGTGACCGCGATCGCCGAATACGCCGAGCAGGTGCGGGAGGCGCGGGCGTGA
- a CDS encoding xanthine dehydrogenase family protein molybdopterin-binding subunit — translation MSITEGWVGRRVKRVEDPKILLGRGRYADDVTPARCLHAAFVRAPVAHALITAIDVEAAKQAPGVVAVFTADDFNPMCRSWKGLLDWPGLVGGDQRPLATGKMHYVGEPVVMVVAESRAVAEDALELVTLDYEELDPVVDSIAALDASAAKVHDELPSNLAFEGTFGTGDVEAAFAEAAVIVETGISTARHTAVALEPRGVVAEFDPSAKSLTVRLSTQAPHMLQSVFAELLGLRESNIRVLTDEVGGAFGMKAHVYSDEVATCAASILLRRPVKWIQDRVESLQSDTQARDERVSAALAVAADGRILGLRSEVVSDGGAYSVYPRSMVTEGIQVATIMPGPYRIPVYSGHLRVAITNKAPLAVYRGVGHPVAILAMETLLDETARRLGLDPAELRRRNLIAPEELPYTSVTGQVYDSGSHQESLEKLLAMLPSGPDLDKRKAEARERGRLLGVGLACFVEVTAPGVMFYGKRGAPITAHDQVEVRVEADGSVTVLLGTPGQGQGLQTTAAQVVADHLGVSFDRISVVSGDTAVVPHGTGVWASRSAVVSSGAAASAAREVKERLLAIAGHLLEVDPADLEIGNGVVQVAGAPNVHLGVEELAEVAHFRTHRLPPELRIGLSVVGEYSGPNVTFNNGAHAAVVEIEEDSGLVHIVDYACVEDCGVLINPEIVDGQIRGGVAQGIGGALFERLYYDENGQLLTSTLLDYLMPTGPELPDVRITHIETPSPVTMLGVKGAGEAGAAGAPAAVHNAVNDALSPFGARVWHQPITPERVVRALDEAAGHSWPEPPDTPGLPLLEEDNDVR, via the coding sequence GTGAGCATCACCGAAGGCTGGGTCGGCCGCCGCGTCAAGCGCGTCGAGGACCCGAAGATCCTGCTCGGCCGTGGCCGCTACGCCGACGACGTCACCCCGGCCCGCTGCCTGCACGCCGCGTTCGTCCGCGCCCCGGTCGCGCACGCGCTGATCACGGCGATCGACGTCGAGGCCGCCAAGCAGGCGCCGGGCGTGGTCGCCGTGTTCACCGCGGACGACTTCAACCCGATGTGCCGCTCGTGGAAGGGCCTGCTCGACTGGCCGGGCCTGGTCGGTGGCGACCAGCGGCCCCTGGCCACCGGCAAGATGCACTACGTCGGCGAGCCCGTGGTGATGGTCGTGGCCGAAAGCCGCGCCGTCGCGGAGGACGCGCTGGAACTGGTCACCCTCGACTACGAGGAGCTCGACCCGGTCGTCGACTCCATCGCCGCCCTCGACGCGTCGGCGGCGAAGGTGCACGACGAGCTGCCGTCCAACCTCGCCTTCGAAGGCACCTTCGGCACCGGTGACGTCGAAGCGGCCTTCGCCGAGGCCGCCGTGATCGTGGAGACCGGCATCAGCACCGCGCGCCACACAGCCGTCGCGCTGGAGCCCCGCGGCGTCGTCGCCGAGTTCGACCCGTCGGCGAAGTCGCTCACCGTGCGGCTGTCCACGCAGGCGCCGCACATGCTGCAGTCGGTGTTCGCCGAGCTGCTCGGCCTGCGCGAGAGCAACATCCGCGTACTCACCGACGAGGTCGGCGGCGCGTTCGGCATGAAGGCGCACGTGTACTCCGACGAGGTCGCCACGTGCGCGGCCAGCATCCTGCTGCGCCGTCCGGTGAAGTGGATCCAGGACCGCGTCGAATCGCTGCAGTCGGACACGCAGGCGCGCGACGAACGGGTGTCCGCCGCGCTGGCCGTCGCGGCCGACGGCCGGATCCTCGGCCTGCGTTCGGAGGTCGTGAGCGACGGCGGCGCCTACTCCGTCTACCCGCGCAGCATGGTCACCGAAGGCATCCAGGTCGCCACGATCATGCCCGGCCCCTACCGGATACCCGTCTACTCGGGACACTTGCGCGTCGCCATCACCAACAAAGCTCCGCTCGCGGTGTACCGCGGCGTCGGGCACCCCGTCGCCATCCTCGCGATGGAGACGCTGCTCGACGAGACCGCGCGCCGGCTCGGGCTCGACCCGGCGGAACTGCGCCGCCGCAACCTGATCGCGCCCGAGGAACTGCCCTACACCTCCGTGACCGGCCAGGTCTACGACAGCGGCTCGCACCAGGAGTCGCTGGAGAAGCTGCTCGCCATGCTCCCCTCCGGGCCGGACCTCGACAAGCGCAAGGCCGAAGCGCGCGAACGCGGGCGGCTGCTCGGTGTCGGGCTCGCGTGTTTCGTCGAGGTCACCGCGCCCGGCGTGATGTTCTACGGCAAGCGCGGCGCCCCGATCACCGCGCACGACCAGGTCGAGGTGCGGGTGGAGGCCGACGGCTCGGTCACCGTGCTGCTCGGCACGCCCGGCCAGGGCCAGGGCCTGCAGACGACGGCCGCGCAGGTCGTGGCCGACCACCTCGGGGTCTCGTTCGATCGCATCAGCGTGGTCAGCGGCGACACGGCGGTAGTGCCGCACGGCACGGGGGTGTGGGCCAGCCGTTCGGCCGTGGTCAGCAGTGGTGCTGCGGCTTCGGCCGCCCGCGAGGTGAAGGAACGGCTGCTCGCGATCGCCGGGCACCTGCTCGAGGTCGACCCGGCCGACCTCGAGATCGGCAACGGCGTGGTCCAGGTCGCGGGCGCGCCGAACGTCCACTTGGGAGTGGAGGAGCTCGCCGAGGTCGCGCACTTCCGCACCCACCGCCTGCCGCCGGAGCTGAGGATCGGGCTGTCGGTGGTGGGGGAGTACAGCGGCCCCAACGTCACCTTCAACAACGGCGCCCACGCCGCCGTCGTCGAGATCGAAGAGGACAGCGGGCTCGTCCACATCGTCGACTACGCGTGCGTCGAGGACTGCGGGGTGCTCATCAACCCCGAGATCGTGGACGGGCAGATCCGCGGCGGCGTCGCGCAGGGCATCGGCGGGGCGTTGTTCGAGCGGCTGTACTACGACGAGAACGGCCAGCTGCTCACCTCGACCCTGCTCGACTACCTCATGCCGACCGGCCCGGAGCTGCCGGACGTGCGCATCACCCACATCGAAACCCCGAGCCCGGTCACCATGCTGGGCGTCAAAGGCGCCGGCGAAGCCGGTGCCGCCGGCGCGCCCGCGGCCGTGCACAACGCGGTCAACGACGCGCTTTCCCCCTTCGGCGCACGGGTGTGGCATCAGCCGATCACACCCGAACGCGTCGTCCGGGCCCTGGACGAGGCCGCCGGGCACAGCTGGCCCGAACCGCCTGACACCCCGGGGCTGCCCCTGCTCGAGGAGGACAACGATGTCCGGTAG
- a CDS encoding branched-chain amino acid ABC transporter permease, whose product MSGSELALTTFNGLSFAGLLFLVASGFTLIFSLMGVLNLAHGSFYLWGGYLGLVTLGATGSWLLALTAGAFGVAVGGGVLERLVYRRVRGKELSEVLLSVGISLVLADLALAQFGGDSLTIAPPTWLAGSVGLGDLVVPRFRLAVIVAALVVLAGLWLLLKRTKVGAIIRAGVDDEEMLGALGVNVRRVAAGVFVLGALLAGASGVVGGVFFGTYPGADAEMLLFALVVVVVGGLGSLPGAVVGSLVVGLLYSFGVALVPDLLYFVLFGPMLLVLVLRPRGILGGRLG is encoded by the coding sequence ATGTCCGGTAGCGAGTTGGCGCTGACGACCTTCAACGGCCTGAGTTTCGCGGGCCTGCTCTTCCTGGTCGCCAGCGGGTTCACCCTGATCTTCAGCCTGATGGGCGTGCTCAACCTCGCCCACGGTTCCTTCTACCTGTGGGGCGGCTACCTCGGTCTGGTGACCCTGGGCGCCACCGGGAGCTGGCTGCTCGCGCTCACCGCCGGGGCGTTCGGCGTGGCCGTCGGCGGCGGTGTGCTGGAGCGCCTGGTCTACCGCCGGGTGCGCGGCAAGGAGCTTTCCGAGGTCCTGCTCAGTGTTGGGATCTCCCTGGTGCTCGCCGATCTCGCGCTCGCGCAGTTCGGCGGAGACTCCCTCACGATCGCGCCGCCGACGTGGCTCGCGGGCAGCGTCGGGCTCGGCGATCTCGTGGTGCCCCGGTTCCGCCTGGCCGTGATCGTCGCCGCGCTGGTCGTGCTGGCCGGGCTGTGGCTGCTGCTGAAGCGCACGAAGGTCGGCGCGATCATCCGCGCGGGCGTGGACGACGAGGAGATGCTCGGCGCGCTCGGCGTCAACGTCCGGCGGGTCGCGGCGGGCGTGTTCGTCCTCGGCGCGCTGCTCGCCGGCGCGAGCGGCGTGGTCGGGGGAGTGTTCTTCGGGACCTACCCGGGCGCGGACGCGGAGATGCTGCTGTTCGCCCTCGTGGTGGTCGTGGTCGGCGGCCTGGGCAGCCTGCCCGGAGCGGTCGTCGGCAGCCTCGTCGTCGGCCTGCTCTACAGCTTCGGTGTCGCGCTGGTGCCGGACCTGCTCTACTTCGTCCTCTTCGGACCGATGCTGCTCGTGCTGGTGCTGCGCCCGCGCGGGATTCTCGGGGGGCGGTTGGGATGA
- a CDS encoding branched-chain amino acid ABC transporter permease, whose product MTALTSTTTRTLLLVAAAAVGVVLPYLTGQYWIGIATEAVIFAIASLGLNVLIGQGGLVSVGHAGLFATGAYTAALTQTQYGLGFFTSALVAIVVTLVLTAAFAIAAVRTTGMYFLMITLAEGMLIWGLAHRWSALTGGENGAVSGLRPGGFTRYYQYYWLALTMLVVVAVLLYLFTRSKAGLRIRATRDSAVRMTSIGYSAPAQRFGAFLVSGAVMAVAGVLYAGYYPVVSPSTAHLSTSILFMLMVLTGGSGVFVGPIVGAVLLTVLRAAVSAETPRWPTVMGVVLIVVVLFAREGITGTLRDRLRIRRPATS is encoded by the coding sequence ATGACGGCGCTCACCTCCACCACCACGCGCACTCTGCTGCTCGTCGCGGCAGCCGCCGTGGGTGTGGTCCTGCCTTACCTCACCGGCCAGTACTGGATCGGGATCGCGACCGAGGCCGTGATCTTCGCGATCGCCTCGCTCGGCCTGAACGTGCTGATCGGCCAGGGCGGTCTCGTGTCCGTGGGGCATGCGGGCCTGTTCGCCACCGGTGCCTACACCGCGGCGCTCACGCAAACCCAGTACGGGCTCGGGTTTTTCACCTCCGCCCTGGTCGCGATCGTGGTCACCCTCGTGCTCACCGCCGCCTTCGCGATCGCCGCGGTCCGCACGACCGGGATGTACTTCCTGATGATCACCCTCGCCGAGGGCATGCTGATCTGGGGACTCGCCCACCGCTGGTCGGCCCTGACCGGCGGCGAGAACGGCGCCGTCAGCGGCCTGCGCCCGGGCGGGTTCACCCGCTACTACCAGTACTACTGGCTCGCGTTGACGATGCTGGTCGTCGTGGCGGTGCTGCTCTACCTGTTCACCCGGTCGAAGGCCGGGCTGCGCATCCGCGCGACTCGTGACAGCGCGGTCCGGATGACCAGCATCGGATACTCCGCCCCGGCCCAGCGCTTCGGCGCGTTCCTCGTCTCCGGTGCGGTCATGGCGGTCGCGGGGGTGCTCTACGCCGGGTACTACCCGGTGGTGAGCCCGTCCACCGCTCACCTGTCCACCTCGATCCTCTTCATGCTCATGGTCCTCACGGGCGGGTCCGGCGTCTTCGTCGGGCCGATCGTCGGCGCGGTCCTGCTCACCGTGCTGCGCGCGGCCGTCTCGGCCGAGACACCGCGCTGGCCGACCGTGATGGGCGTCGTGCTCATCGTCGTCGTGCTCTTCGCCCGCGAAGGCATCACCGGGACCTTGCGGGACCGCCTGCGCATCCGCCGCCCAGCCACGAGTTAG
- a CDS encoding ABC transporter substrate-binding protein produces MRILRTRVLCGALCLLPALASCAPPAADHTAAQRTTGPLTVGFVDSLSGSLAGAGQDMRDGLTLWLDQNQGRMAGRDVKLLVEDDQGSTETGVQVTKRLVEQAESDLVIGPLAGNVGVALGQYVKTTEVPLVYPIPTSDIFVHKDYPTVFPVTGTAPQFNAPLGRWAMDRGHHRVATICSDYAFGQQVCGGFAGTYRAAGGQLAGQLWPPLGSSDFAPFISQLRQIGADAVFVGLIGADSVKFLKAWNDFGMTGHATLLGSDPSFDQAVLRGVGKQSLGLVSIGHFAEGRESPATRQFTDAYRQKYHKLPSYYSASGYLAADWTARALVANGGKVGDASAFVRTMRTISYPDSVFGPIRVDERGQPVYSVYLREVTPGPDGKPWNTVTSTIPDVGATGGLTYAEYLSHPVLSREYQGGV; encoded by the coding sequence ATGCGAATCCTGCGCACCCGCGTCCTCTGCGGCGCACTCTGCCTCCTGCCGGCGCTCGCCTCGTGCGCGCCGCCGGCCGCCGATCACACCGCCGCGCAACGCACCACCGGCCCGCTCACGGTCGGGTTCGTCGACAGCCTCTCCGGCTCGCTCGCCGGAGCCGGGCAGGACATGCGCGACGGCCTGACCCTGTGGCTGGACCAGAACCAGGGCCGCATGGCCGGCCGCGATGTCAAGCTCCTGGTCGAGGACGACCAGGGCTCCACCGAGACGGGCGTCCAGGTCACCAAGCGCCTCGTCGAGCAGGCCGAATCCGACCTCGTCATCGGGCCGCTCGCCGGCAACGTCGGCGTCGCGCTCGGCCAGTACGTGAAGACCACCGAGGTGCCGCTGGTCTACCCCATCCCCACCAGCGACATCTTCGTGCACAAGGACTATCCGACCGTTTTCCCGGTCACGGGCACCGCACCCCAGTTCAACGCGCCGCTGGGCCGGTGGGCGATGGACCGCGGGCACCACCGGGTCGCCACGATCTGCTCCGACTACGCCTTCGGGCAACAGGTGTGCGGCGGCTTCGCGGGCACCTACCGCGCAGCGGGCGGCCAGTTGGCCGGCCAGCTGTGGCCACCGCTGGGCAGCTCCGACTTCGCGCCGTTCATCTCGCAGCTGCGCCAGATCGGGGCGGACGCAGTGTTCGTCGGCCTGATCGGTGCCGACAGCGTGAAGTTCCTCAAGGCCTGGAACGACTTCGGCATGACCGGGCACGCGACGTTGCTCGGCTCCGACCCGTCCTTCGACCAGGCCGTGCTGCGCGGCGTGGGCAAGCAGTCCCTCGGCCTGGTCTCGATCGGGCACTTCGCCGAGGGCCGGGAAAGCCCGGCGACGCGGCAGTTCACCGACGCGTACCGGCAGAAGTACCACAAGCTGCCCAGCTACTACTCGGCGAGCGGTTACCTCGCCGCGGACTGGACGGCCCGCGCGCTCGTCGCGAACGGCGGCAAGGTCGGCGATGCGAGCGCGTTCGTCCGGACCATGCGCACGATCTCCTACCCCGACAGCGTCTTCGGCCCGATCCGGGTCGACGAACGCGGCCAGCCCGTCTACAGCGTCTACCTGCGTGAAGTGACTCCAGGTCCGGACGGAAAACCGTGGAACACCGTCACCTCGACCATCCCCGACGTCGGCGCCACCGGCGGCCTGACCTACGCGGAATACCTGTCCCACCCCGTGCTCTCCCGCGAATACCAAGGAGGCGTCTGA
- a CDS encoding ABC transporter ATP-binding protein, with protein MALALDDIGREYGGLRALDAVTFTAGEGERVGVIGPNGAGKSTLFRVIAGSERASHGRVTFDGKDLSGISARRRARLGIGRTFQITELFGTLTVEQNVLLAARDDDRITDVLKRFDLQAWRSSRVDELGYGRQRLVELAVTFATGARVLLLDEPAAGLGAAERVLIGEAIRQLPENVTVLLIEHDMDLVLGLVDRVLCLSNGRLVADAGASEIRDHPAVREVYLGDHDDESEIAS; from the coding sequence ATGGCGCTCGCACTGGACGACATCGGCCGTGAGTACGGCGGGCTGCGCGCCCTCGACGCGGTGACCTTCACCGCCGGCGAGGGCGAGCGGGTCGGGGTGATCGGGCCCAACGGCGCCGGCAAGAGCACGTTGTTCCGGGTGATCGCGGGCAGTGAACGGGCCAGCCATGGCCGGGTCACGTTCGACGGCAAGGACCTGTCGGGGATCTCCGCCCGGCGCCGGGCGCGCCTCGGCATCGGCCGCACGTTCCAGATCACCGAGCTCTTCGGCACGCTCACCGTCGAGCAGAACGTGCTGCTGGCGGCCCGGGACGACGACCGGATCACCGACGTGCTGAAGCGGTTCGACCTGCAGGCGTGGCGCTCGTCCCGCGTCGACGAGCTCGGATACGGGCGGCAGCGCCTGGTGGAGCTGGCCGTCACCTTCGCCACCGGTGCGCGGGTGCTGCTGCTCGACGAACCGGCTGCCGGCCTGGGCGCGGCGGAGCGGGTGCTGATCGGCGAGGCCATCCGGCAGCTGCCGGAGAACGTCACCGTGCTGCTGATCGAGCACGACATGGACCTGGTCCTCGGCCTCGTCGACCGGGTGCTGTGCCTGTCCAACGGACGGCTGGTCGCCGATGCCGGCGCGAGCGAGATCCGGGACCACCCCGCCGTGCGCGAGGTCTACCTCGGCGACCACGACGACGAAAGCGAGATCGCGTCATGA